TCCGGATGAGAAGAAATCCCTTCACTGTCTACATCACCCACTTGTCTATCGCGGACATCTCACTGCTCTTCTGTATTTTCATCTTGTCTATCGACTATGCTTTAGATTATGAGCTTTCTTCTGGCCATTACTACACAATTGTCACATTATCAGTGACTTTTCTGTTTGGCTACAACACGGGCCTCTATCTGCTGACGGCCATTAGTGTGGAGAGGTGCCTGTCAGTCCTTTACCCCATCTGGTACCGATGCCATCGCCCCAAGTACCAGTCGGCGTTGGTCTGTGCCCTTCTGTGGGCTCTTTCTTGCTTGGTGACCACCACGGAGTATGTCATGTGCATCGACAGAGAAGAAGAGAGTCACTCTCGGAGTGACTGCCGGGCAGTCATCATCTTTATAGCCGTCCTGAGCTTCCTGGTCTTCACACCCCTCATGCTGGTGTCCAGCACTATCTTGGTCGTGAAGATCCGGAAGAACACGTGGGCTTCCCATTCCTCCAAGCTGTACATAGTCATCATGGTCACCATCATTATATTCCTCATCTTCGCCATGCCCATGAGACTCCTTTACCTGCTGTACTATGAGTATTGGTCAACCTTTGGGAACCTACACCACATTTCCCTGCTCTTCTCCACAATCAACAGTAGCGCCAACCCTTTCATTTACTTCTTTGTGGGAAGCAGTAAGAAGAAACGATTCAAGGAGTCCTTAAAAGTTGTTCTGACCAGGGCTTTCAAAGATGAAATGCAACCTCGGCGCCAGGAAGACAATTGTAATACAGTCACAGTTGAGACTGTTGTCTAAGAACTGAGAAGGAAGTTGTGGATAACAATGGTGGAACACAGGTCATTTTTAGCTTGTGCTTGGAATGTAACTTAAGTGTCTCCTAAATGTGATACAGAAGGACATCTCATCCAATGTGCATGAGATACTAATTAATGATGAAATTGAACTCTTGTACTGTATCTTCTGGAAATGACCTGTCATTTCTGTACTTGATAAAGactctttctatttctttcagctCTTTTGGCAGCATCTTACCATGAACCACAAAAATGACTCTAGCAGGAAGATTTACAGATGTGTACGGGACAAGGTAACAAAAGTATTTGTTGGAACTTGAGGAGGCAGCTTGATGTAGCAGGAAGAACAAGGGTCGCTtcctgtgtgacctcaggcaagttgttaaacctctcagagcctcattttctcactcataaaaTGGTCACGGCAACAGTCTATACCCCCTTGGTctgctgtgaggatgaaatgagaagaTGAGGCTTGCAAAGCACCTGGCACATTGTGGATGCTCAACAAACATCGGTCTCTCCTCACTCCCTTCAATGGtagacaaaatataaatttttgtttcgtaaagcacacacacacacacatacacacaactcTATCATGTACAGAAGTTATTATGTGTTTTTACGTGTTGAATGTAAATTTAAGAAGGTCATCTTTTTGCTTGCAGCATGAAAGCTTTTCATGGCATTACCCCTCTATTGAAAAACATCGCGGATGTTATGATCTAAGCAGCCATGTGCTAGTGCATCATTTCAggttaagaagaaaaacatttggcCACCAGTAGAGGAGTTTCTCATAGCCTCCCTTCCCTCTGTGGGAATACTAGATGAAATGAAAGTCTGTGTTTTGAAGTCCTTTGAttgcatatacatttttatgaatgGAGTTGAATTTATGACTTCTTGGTGATGACTGGGATCCTCCTCCCCCACGAAGCGGTGGGTTATTTATAGCCAGAGTTCTCACCTGCAGCCAAGTGCAGGTCTCTGCACCTGTTTGCCTCCTCTCCTCctgaggctttcttttttttttttcatacctgGAAGGAGGCTCAGTGTAAGGGCTAATGAGAATGTGGACACATCCTGGAGGACTCTGATATTTTTGCTCATGACAGATCCTTGCATGACATCCTCAGCATCTTTACTCAGCACTCCAGGGCAGGCTCTGCCTTTGCCTGCCATGAGTTGCCCTCCAGACACCACATGTCCTGGGTTTTAGCTCTGAAGCCCGTCTCAGCCTATAGACTGCATAGCGATGTATATTTCCTTCTGTCCCTTCTAGGAGTTCCACAAAATGGCAATATGTCATATGATTCTACAGGTTGTAAAATGTTCAAGTCCATAGAAATGAGCCTGATAgtatttattttaaccatttgCTCTTTAAAAGGTCAGAGAGGCAGTGATGAAACGGTTCTCTTTTGCTGCTGGTCCTTCcccattctcttcctttctcaaaagaaatgatgGGGGGCAGCTTCGCTGAGGGAGATGAGTCTCTCCCCTCGAGCCAGGACCCCACTACCAGCCAAGCTTGGATGCCGGAGGCTTTTCAGTGGGTGATGACGTCTGATTCAGAAATGAGGCAGCTTTGCTTTCAGGAGCCCAGATGGGGTGTGGAGCAGTGACATTTAGAATGATCTTGTTTTTGGTTGAAAACAGAGCATCTTCCCTGGGAAAGAACAGAATATGGAGATCAGAGCGACTCCCCTCTGTTTCCTGTCCTCTCCTGTGTGTGCTGCGTGCTGGCCTCTGGGGTAGGGAAAGGGGGCCAACCTCATCTCATTTCAAAGGGGATCTTAGTCTCAAAGAGGACCCTAAAGACTATCAGATACAAGGAATTTCTACCTAAGGAAAATATGGTGAACTAATAGGAAGgccccatttattgtttttctgcaGATAAAGTTGGGAAATCAAATGTGATAATGAATATAAAAGTTATTCTAACCTTTTAAAATGATGCCTTACCAAGAGGTAGGATTCAGAGTTTGGCAGGGTTATAAAGactaatttctttctctcttcccccaaATCCATTCCCAAAATGAACTGTAAGGTTAAAACTAAAACAAGAAGATGTGCGTAAATTTGCAAATGTGTAGAGAATACTAAATAATTTGTACCCTTTAGGCATTCAAACAATTTGCTTAAGTCATTGTAGGTTACTAGGTGCCACTTCCGAGAATTccctggggatggggaggagatTGTTTGGATAATGCCTGTCCTAACTGAAGAGGAAGGGTTTGTAGCATTCCTACTACAAGGATTCATGGACAGCCTT
Above is a genomic segment from Piliocolobus tephrosceles isolate RC106 chromosome 5, ASM277652v3, whole genome shotgun sequence containing:
- the MAS1 gene encoding proto-oncogene Mas; the encoded protein is MDGSNVTSSVAEEPMNISTGRNASVGSAHRQIPIVHWVIMSISPVGFVENGILLWFLCFRMRRNPFTVYITHLSIADISLLFCIFILSIDYALDYELSSGHYYTIVTLSVTFLFGYNTGLYLLTAISVERCLSVLYPIWYRCHRPKYQSALVCALLWALSCLVTTTEYVMCIDREEESHSRSDCRAVIIFIAVLSFLVFTPLMLVSSTILVVKIRKNTWASHSSKLYIVIMVTIIIFLIFAMPMRLLYLLYYEYWSTFGNLHHISLLFSTINSSANPFIYFFVGSSKKKRFKESLKVVLTRAFKDEMQPRRQEDNCNTVTVETVV